The following are from one region of the Juglans regia cultivar Chandler chromosome 10, Walnut 2.0, whole genome shotgun sequence genome:
- the LOC108994212 gene encoding sucrose synthase, protein MAESALTRVHSLRERVDDTLAASRNEIVALLSRIEAKGKGILQHHQLIAELEAISESNRQKLLNGAFGEVLRSTQEAIVLPPWVALAVRPRPGVWEYIRVNVHALVVEELRVAEYLHFKEELVDGSSNGNFVLELDFEPFNASFPRPTLSKSIGNGVEFLNRHLSAKLFHDKESMHPLLEFLRVHCYKGKSMMLNDRIQNVNSLQYVLRKAEDYLSTLAPETPFSKFEHKFQEIGLERGWGDTAEGVLEMIQLLLDLLEAPDPCTLEKFLGKIPMVFNVVIMSPHGYFAQDNVLGYPDTGGQVVYILDQVRALESEMLTRIKHQGLDITPRILIVTRLLPDAVGTTCGQRLERVFGTEHTDILRVPFRTEKGIVRKWISRFEVWPYLETYTEDVAHELSKELQGKPDLIIGNYSDGNIVASLLAHKFGVTECTIAHALEKTKYPDSDIYWKQFEEKYHFSCQFTADLIAMNHTDFIITSTFQEIAGSKDTVGQYESHTAFTLPGLYRVVHGIDVFDPKFNIVSPGADMSIYYSYTEKEKRLTSFHPEIEELLYSSVENEEHLCVLKDRNKPIIFTMARLDRVKNITGLVEWYGKNTRLRELVNLVVVAGDRRKESKDLEEQAEMKKMHGLIETYKLNGQFRWISSQMNRVRNGELYRCIADTKGAFVQPAVYEAFGLTVVEAMTCGLPTFATCNGGPAEIIVHGKSGFHIDPYHGDQAAQLLVNFFEKSKADPNHWNEISQGGLKRIQEKYTWQIYSERLLTLTGVYGFWKHVSKLDRLESRRYLEMFYALKYRKLADSVPLAVE, encoded by the exons ATGGCGGAAAGTGCCTTGACTCGCGTGCACAGTCTCCGTGAGCGCGTGGACGATACTCTGGCTGCTAGCCGCAATGAAATTGTGGCACTCCTGTCCAG GATCGAAGCCAAAGGAAAAGGTATTCTTCAACACCATCAACTTATTGCAGAGCTTGAAGCGATTTCTGAGTCCAATAGACAGAAACTTCTGAATGGGGCATTTGGTGAAGTTTTGAGATCCACTCAG gAAGCCATTGTTCTACCTCCCTGGGTTGCCTTGGCGGTTCGTCCAAGGCCTGGCGTTTGGGAATACATAAGAGTGAATGTCCATGCTCTTGTGGTTGAAGAGCTACGTGTGGCGGAGTACCTGCACTTCAAAGAGGAACTAGTGGATGGAAG CTCTAATGGGAACTTTGTGCTTGAGTTGGATTTTGAGCCCTTTAATGCATCTTTTCCGCGTCCCACTCTTTCGAAGTCCATTGGGAATGGCGTGGAGTTCCTTAATCGCCACCTTTCCGCAAAGCTCTTTCATGACAAGGAAAGCATGCACCCGCTGCTTGAATTTCTCAGAGTACACTGCTACAAGGGGAAG AGTATGATGCTGAATGATAGAATTCAGAACGTTAATTCCCTCCAATATGTTCTTAGGAAGGCAGAGGATTATCTCTCTACACTTGCCCCCGAAACACCATTTTCTAAGTTTGAGCACAAGTTCCAGGAGATTGGTTTGGAAAGAGGGTGGGGTGACACTGCTGAAGGTGTATTAGAAATGATTCAACTTCTTTTGGATCTTCTTGAGGCTCCTGACCCGTGCACCCTTGAGAAGTTCCTCGGGAAAATCCCTATGGTCTTCAATGTAGTAATTATGTCTCCCCATGGGTATTTTGCCCAGGATAATGTCTTGGGATATCCTGACACTGGTGGCCAG GTTGTTTATATCTTGGATCAAGTTCGGGCATTAGAAAGTGAGATGCTTACCCGTATCAAGCATCAAGGCTTGGATATCACTCCTCGTATCCTCATC GTCACACGACTCCTCCCTGATGCAGTTGGAACCACATGTGGTCAGCGCCTTGAGAGAGTATTTGGGACAGAGCATACGGATATTCTTCGAGTTCCCTTTAGAACAGAGAAGGGAATTGTCCGGAAATGGATCTCAAGATTTGAAGTTTGGCCCTATCTTGAAACTTACACCGAG GATGTTGCCCATGAACTTTCTAAAGAGTTACAAGGGAAGCCTGATTTGATCATTGGAAATTACAGTGATGGGAACATTGTTGCCTCATTGTTAGCGCATAAATTTGGGGTCACAGAG TGCACCATAGCACATGCCCTTGAGAAGACCAAGTATCCCGACTCTGACATATACTGGAAACAATTTGAGGAGAAGTATCACTTCTCTTGCCAGTTTACTGCAGATCTTATAGCCATGAATCATACCGACTTCATCATTACTTCTACTTTCCAAGAAATTGCTGGAAG CAAAGACACCGTTGGTCAATACGAGAGCCACACTGCTTTCACCCTTCCTGGACTCTATCGTGTTGTACATGGGATTGATGTTTTTGATCCTAAGTTCAACATTGTCTCACCTGGAGCAGATATGAGCATTTACTACTCCTACactgaaaaggaaaagaggttGACATCTTTCCACCCTGAAATCGAAGAGCTGCTTTACTCTTCTGTTGAGAATGAGGAACACTT GTGTGTATTGAAAGACCGAAACAAGCCAATCATATTCACAATGGCGAGGTTGGATCGTGTGAAGAACATCACAGGTCTTGTAGAATGGTATGGTAAGAATACCCGCCTACGGGAGTTGGTTAAccttgttgttgttgctggGGATCGGAGGAAGGAGTCCAAGGACTTGGAGGAACAAGCTGAGATGAAGAAAATGCATGGTCTTATTGAAACCTACAAGTTGAATGGCCAGTTTAGATGGATTTCTTCCCAGATGAACCGAGTGAGAAATGGTGAACTCTATCGGTGTATCGCTGACACAAAGGGAGCCTTCGTGCAGCCTGCTGTGTACGAAGCTTTTGGCCTGACGGTTGTTGAGGCCATGACCTGTGGATTGCCAACATTTGCTACCTGTAATGGTGGCCCAGCGGAGATCATTGTGCATGGCAAGTCTGGCTTCCACATTGATCCCTATCATGGTGATCAAGCAGCCCAGCTCCTGGTCAATTTCTTTGAGAAGTCTAAGGCAGACCCTAACCACTGGAATGAGATCTCTCAGGGAGGGTTGAAGCGGATCCAAGAGAA GTACACATGGCAGATTTATTCTGAGAGGTTGTTGACCCTTACTGGGGTTTATGGCTTTTGGAAGCATGTGTCTAAACTTGATCGCCTTGAGAGCCGCCGCTACCTTGAGATGTTTTATGCACTCAAGTATCGTAAGCTG GCTGATTCTGTTCCTCTCGCTGTTGAGTAA